Proteins encoded by one window of Filimonas effusa:
- a CDS encoding xylulokinase produces MLLLGIDVGTSSIKVSVVDAASQQCVASAQYPESEADILAPQSGWAEQSPASWWQYTKQAIAKVHASQKYNPQDIAAIGIAYQMHGLVVVDKEQQVLRNSIIWCDSRAVEIGNKAFAAIGEKQCLSCLLNSPGNFTASKLAWVKENEPAVFEKIDKIMLPGDFIAMQLTGEITTSISALSEGVFWDFAKDQLSEEVFNYFGFSKAVIPDIKPVFSSHGHVSDAIAAELSLKAGIPVAYKAGDQPNNALSLNVLNPGEVAATAGTSGVIYGVTDTLLHDRLSRVNSFAHVNYAPQDKRVGVLLCINGTGIQNKWIKSLTGSAKSYAGLNQEAAAIAPGSDGLFVLPFGNGAERMLNNVTTNAHIQGIDFNKHTATHLYRAGQEGIAFAFRYGLDIMRENGMRPSVIRAGKANMFLSDIFLQSFVNVTNTPVELYNNDGSVGAALGAGIGAGIFASQQEAFAQLKPLQLVTPSKTDLYNELYQQWKELLIQQLTNL; encoded by the coding sequence ATGTTATTACTTGGTATAGATGTAGGCACATCATCCATTAAAGTTTCCGTTGTTGATGCCGCATCTCAGCAATGTGTCGCCAGCGCACAATACCCCGAATCAGAAGCAGATATACTGGCGCCCCAAAGCGGTTGGGCAGAACAATCACCAGCCAGCTGGTGGCAGTATACCAAACAGGCCATCGCTAAAGTACATGCCTCTCAGAAATATAACCCGCAGGATATAGCCGCTATTGGTATCGCTTACCAGATGCACGGACTTGTTGTGGTTGATAAAGAACAACAGGTGTTACGTAATAGCATCATCTGGTGCGATAGCAGGGCTGTTGAAATTGGTAACAAAGCCTTTGCTGCTATCGGGGAAAAGCAATGTCTCTCTTGCCTCCTCAACTCTCCGGGAAACTTCACCGCTTCCAAACTGGCCTGGGTAAAAGAGAATGAACCGGCCGTATTTGAAAAGATCGATAAGATCATGCTGCCCGGCGATTTTATCGCTATGCAGCTTACAGGCGAAATTACAACCAGCATCTCCGCCCTGTCAGAAGGCGTGTTCTGGGACTTTGCAAAAGACCAGCTTTCTGAAGAGGTGTTTAACTACTTTGGCTTTAGTAAAGCCGTCATCCCCGATATTAAACCGGTGTTCTCTTCACATGGTCACGTTTCAGATGCTATTGCCGCTGAGCTGTCTTTGAAAGCCGGAATTCCTGTTGCCTATAAAGCAGGAGACCAGCCCAACAATGCACTCTCCCTTAACGTGCTCAACCCGGGCGAAGTAGCTGCAACAGCAGGTACCTCCGGCGTTATCTACGGTGTTACCGATACGTTGTTGCACGACAGGCTGTCGCGTGTGAATAGCTTTGCCCACGTCAACTATGCGCCGCAGGATAAAAGGGTAGGGGTGCTGCTTTGTATCAATGGCACCGGCATCCAGAATAAATGGATCAAAAGCCTCACTGGCTCCGCTAAAAGTTATGCCGGGCTAAATCAGGAAGCTGCTGCTATTGCTCCCGGCAGCGATGGATTGTTCGTGCTGCCTTTTGGTAATGGCGCCGAACGTATGCTTAACAATGTTACAACCAACGCCCATATTCAGGGTATTGACTTCAACAAGCACACTGCGACACATCTGTATCGCGCGGGGCAGGAAGGCATTGCCTTCGCCTTCAGGTACGGACTTGATATCATGAGGGAAAACGGTATGCGGCCTTCCGTTATACGTGCAGGCAAAGCCAATATGTTCCTTAGCGATATCTTCCTGCAGTCTTTTGTCAATGTCACCAATACGCCCGTTGAGTTATACAATAACGACGGTAGCGTTGGCGCCGCTTTAGGCGCAGGTATCGGCGCAGGCATCTTTGCCAGCCAGCAGGAGGCTTTTGCACAACTGAAGCCTTTACAATTGGTAACACCATCCAAAACCGATTTATATAACGAACTGTATCAGCAATGGAAAGAACTGCTGATACAACAACTAACGAATTTGTAA
- a CDS encoding glycoside hydrolase family 3 C-terminal domain-containing protein, giving the protein MMKGLMSLAFASLGLFAQAQQKLPFRNASLPMEQRVEDLVARMTLEEKVGQMMYNSPAIPRLQITAYNWWNEGLHGVARSGVATVFPQAIGLAASFDSALAFRVADVISDEARAMYNAAVAQNHYMKYGGLTFWTPNINIFRDPRWGRGQETYGEDPILTSKMGVAFVKGLQGNDPRYLKVAACAKHYAVHSGPERLRHEFNAVASPKDLRETYLPAFKALVDAGVEAVMCAYNATNGEPCCGNTFLLQDVLRKEWNFKGHVVSDCWAIADFYSGHKVVKNSAEASALAVKRGVNINCGDEFPALIEAVKQKLITEQEIDSALIVALKTRFRLGMFDDAADNHFNKLGTNIINSAAHRALAREAAVKSIVLLKNNGALPLKNNLSKYFVTGPGAANIDVLLGNYYGISSSMVTVLEGLAAQVAPGSQLQYRPGCMLVQPNTNTADWASNEAHASDATIMVMGISGLLEGEEGESIASPTFGDRLDYNIPATQIDYLKKLKKDNQHPVIAVITGGSPMNLAEVHAIADAVLMVWYPGEEGGNAVADIIFGKTSPSGKLPVTFPKSLDQLPPYENYDMQGRTYRFMKAEPMYPFGFGLSYTTFSYKDIKLSWTYHGKKAFLSASATVTNTGTKKSDEIVQLYVSHESKPDNAPLLSLKDCKRITLEPGASQKVSFSMPSEMYYIINDAGEAVAPPGKARIIIGGSQPGARSKELGSPATVEAELTIHP; this is encoded by the coding sequence ATGATGAAAGGATTGATGTCGCTGGCTTTTGCTTCCTTAGGTCTCTTCGCCCAGGCACAGCAAAAGCTGCCCTTCCGCAACGCCTCCCTGCCAATGGAACAAAGAGTGGAAGATCTCGTCGCAAGAATGACGCTCGAAGAAAAGGTGGGCCAGATGATGTATAACAGCCCGGCCATCCCCAGGCTGCAGATCACCGCCTATAATTGGTGGAATGAGGGCTTGCACGGTGTTGCACGCTCCGGCGTCGCAACTGTTTTCCCCCAGGCGATCGGACTGGCAGCGTCTTTCGACAGCGCTCTCGCTTTTCGGGTAGCCGACGTCATCTCCGATGAAGCGCGCGCTATGTACAACGCTGCTGTGGCGCAGAACCATTATATGAAGTATGGAGGCCTTACCTTCTGGACGCCTAACATTAATATCTTTCGCGACCCCCGTTGGGGAAGAGGACAGGAAACCTATGGCGAAGACCCCATTCTCACAAGCAAAATGGGTGTAGCATTCGTTAAAGGCCTGCAGGGAAACGATCCCCGCTACCTTAAAGTGGCGGCATGTGCAAAACATTATGCCGTTCATAGCGGACCCGAACGCCTGCGCCATGAATTCAATGCCGTGGCTTCTCCAAAAGATCTTCGCGAAACTTACCTCCCCGCCTTTAAAGCCCTCGTCGATGCAGGTGTCGAAGCCGTGATGTGCGCCTACAACGCTACCAATGGAGAACCTTGCTGCGGTAATACCTTCCTGCTCCAGGATGTTCTTAGAAAAGAATGGAACTTTAAAGGACATGTGGTGAGCGACTGCTGGGCTATCGCCGACTTTTACTCCGGGCACAAAGTGGTAAAGAACAGCGCAGAAGCCTCAGCCCTTGCCGTAAAACGTGGCGTAAATATCAATTGCGGCGATGAGTTCCCCGCTCTCATAGAAGCAGTAAAGCAAAAACTTATCACAGAACAGGAAATAGACTCCGCCCTCATCGTAGCCCTCAAAACCAGGTTCCGCCTGGGGATGTTTGACGACGCTGCAGACAATCATTTTAATAAACTCGGTACAAACATCATCAATAGTGCCGCACACCGGGCCTTGGCACGGGAAGCTGCAGTAAAATCTATTGTGCTGCTTAAAAACAATGGAGCACTGCCCCTGAAAAATAACCTGTCCAAATATTTTGTAACAGGCCCCGGTGCCGCCAATATCGATGTGCTGCTTGGTAACTACTACGGTATCAGTTCCAGTATGGTCACTGTTCTCGAAGGATTGGCAGCACAGGTGGCCCCCGGCAGCCAGTTGCAATACCGCCCCGGATGTATGCTCGTTCAGCCTAACACCAATACGGCCGATTGGGCCAGCAACGAAGCACATGCCTCCGATGCAACCATCATGGTAATGGGTATCTCAGGATTGCTCGAAGGTGAAGAAGGCGAATCTATCGCATCTCCCACATTCGGCGACAGGCTCGATTATAACATCCCTGCAACCCAGATCGATTACCTGAAGAAACTGAAAAAAGATAACCAGCACCCCGTAATAGCAGTGATTACAGGTGGAAGCCCCATGAACCTCGCCGAAGTGCACGCAATTGCCGATGCAGTTCTCATGGTATGGTATCCTGGTGAAGAAGGTGGTAATGCAGTTGCCGATATTATTTTCGGGAAAACATCCCCTTCAGGCAAACTGCCCGTTACCTTCCCTAAATCGCTCGACCAGTTGCCGCCTTATGAAAATTACGATATGCAGGGCAGAACTTATCGCTTCATGAAAGCAGAGCCCATGTATCCGTTTGGCTTCGGACTTAGTTATACTACATTCTCATACAAAGACATAAAGCTGTCATGGACCTACCACGGCAAAAAAGCGTTCCTTTCGGCCTCGGCTACCGTTACCAACACGGGAACTAAAAAGTCCGATGAAATTGTTCAGCTCTATGTGTCGCATGAAAGCAAACCGGATAATGCTCCGCTGCTTTCGTTGAAAGATTGTAAAAGAATAACTCTGGAACCAGGAGCTTCTCAGAAAGTATCTTTTAGCATGCCTTCCGAAATGTACTACATCATAAACGATGCAGGCGAGGCGGTGGCGCCTCCCGGGAAAGCAAGAATTATCATAGGCGGCTCCCAGCCCGGTGCCAGAAGCAAAGAACTGGGCAGCCCTGCAACAGTAGAAGCGGAGCTAACCATTCACCCTTAG
- a CDS encoding LacI family DNA-binding transcriptional regulator, with translation MHPPKEVTIYDLAKTLNISAATVSRGLKDHPAISKTTRKRIQEAAKAMGYRSNNFASNLRTQKTNTIGVIIHELNSHFITSVLAGIEKVTTAAGYDIIIGHSSETYKKEVANALNLFHKRVDGLIASLAYDTESLEHYTPFTQKHIPVLFFDRVEPNSPGTKVVIDNFKAGYDAAQHLIEQGCKRIVHITGNLKRNVYQDRLIGYRQALVDHKLPADAELVIENDLSEAASMEAADQILAMKQRPDGVFVSNDFCAVVCMQALKERGIRIPEDIAFVGFNNDVIARLAEPQLTTVNYNGTEMGEIVATHLINHLKGKTNIAHTSTVVIKSDLIIRASSLRKEKKKGRK, from the coding sequence ATGCATCCACCGAAAGAAGTTACGATTTATGATCTGGCCAAGACATTAAATATTTCTGCGGCTACTGTAAGCAGGGGATTAAAGGATCATCCTGCGATAAGCAAAACTACGCGGAAACGGATACAGGAGGCGGCCAAAGCTATGGGTTACCGCTCAAACAATTTCGCCAGCAACTTAAGGACGCAGAAAACAAACACGATAGGTGTTATTATACACGAGCTGAACAGCCATTTTATTACATCCGTTCTGGCGGGTATAGAGAAAGTGACTACAGCTGCGGGTTATGACATCATTATAGGGCATTCGTCGGAAACTTATAAAAAAGAGGTTGCCAATGCACTGAACCTGTTTCATAAGCGTGTGGACGGCTTGATAGCGTCACTGGCTTATGATACGGAAAGCCTGGAACATTATACACCTTTTACCCAAAAGCATATTCCGGTATTGTTTTTCGACAGGGTAGAGCCTAATAGCCCGGGAACCAAGGTTGTCATCGATAACTTCAAAGCCGGTTACGATGCCGCGCAGCACCTGATAGAGCAAGGCTGCAAGCGGATAGTACATATAACCGGTAACCTGAAACGTAATGTGTACCAGGACCGTTTGATTGGCTACCGGCAGGCGCTGGTGGATCATAAGCTACCTGCGGATGCGGAGCTGGTAATAGAGAATGACCTGAGTGAAGCAGCCAGTATGGAAGCCGCCGACCAGATATTAGCCATGAAACAGCGGCCCGACGGGGTGTTTGTAAGTAATGATTTCTGCGCTGTTGTTTGTATGCAGGCATTGAAGGAGAGAGGCATCCGTATTCCTGAGGATATTGCATTTGTAGGTTTCAATAATGACGTTATTGCGCGACTAGCAGAGCCGCAGCTCACTACAGTCAACTATAACGGAACAGAGATGGGGGAAATAGTAGCTACCCATCTTATCAATCATTTAAAAGGCAAGACCAATATTGCACATACAAGCACTGTAGTCATTAAATCGGACCTGATCATACGAGCGTCTTCTTTGCGGAAAGAGAAGAAGAAAGGGAGGAAATAA
- the pnuC gene encoding nicotinamide riboside transporter PnuC, which translates to MDIQYWLSLFAEQAQQTSAVEWVAVIFGVTEVLLARRNHILLYPAGIISTVLIAYIMFDSKLYAEALLNAYYLIMSVYGWIHWARRRNEPALPITHTQGKEWAVVVLIAGLGWAVLYGTLSHYTDAHYPTWDAWVSSTAWAGMWLLARRKVENWLLLNLSNLFAVPLLFYKALPMMACLTIFLFIIAVLGYFDWRKKAVKTVRNREFS; encoded by the coding sequence ATGGATATTCAATACTGGTTATCGCTCTTTGCGGAGCAGGCGCAGCAAACGAGTGCTGTGGAATGGGTTGCTGTAATTTTTGGAGTAACGGAGGTATTACTTGCCCGGAGGAATCACATCCTGTTGTATCCTGCAGGGATTATAAGCACGGTGCTGATCGCTTATATCATGTTCGACTCAAAGTTGTATGCAGAGGCATTGCTCAACGCCTATTATTTAATCATGAGTGTTTATGGCTGGATACACTGGGCGAGGCGCCGCAATGAACCGGCACTACCTATTACGCATACCCAAGGAAAGGAGTGGGCGGTGGTTGTGTTGATTGCCGGCTTAGGATGGGCGGTGTTGTATGGCACATTAAGCCATTATACCGATGCGCATTATCCAACCTGGGATGCATGGGTAAGTTCTACTGCCTGGGCAGGCATGTGGTTACTGGCCAGACGTAAGGTGGAGAACTGGCTGCTACTGAACCTGTCGAATTTATTTGCGGTGCCTTTGTTGTTTTACAAGGCATTGCCCATGATGGCCTGTCTTACTATTTTCCTGTTTATAATTGCTGTATTGGGTTATTTTGACTGGCGAAAGAAGGCTGTTAAAACTGTACGCAATCGAGAATTTTCCTAA
- a CDS encoding DEAD/DEAH box helicase, with amino-acid sequence MDRTEEIGFLFNLTTNKHIGFTLEPILIQQEKNRKRFSKLLIDDQEHWPWLKPLADNLFDLLVGFSDGRLFEYMIGTGSSYLKNHAQPWLMLNEKDIPRLRAHYLSLLHQIWPFITNAQYPLYVLREGNFSDNNVRPLRISSLPVHLQFNAIKDDNFITITMNAHTMAEQTPARVHLFKSLFFFMDDVLHLPAKPDDVSVLDMFKKGELRFPARDKNDVVNSFLVPLQQQYPLQCSEGLQFEVTSPEPQTRVMLSEFSSQYLMVQPQFMYDDVLVDYDEDKEYFHDANNLLTVIRRNKPLEKEAYEQLRSLHPKFKNQRNNRYYYMPFDEVMKDKWFLKMNQQLQDAGFAVYGLQQLQRFKYNTGKPRVEIEARANIDWFDLKVKVFWGDQEVPLKDIRKAILHNQDAIVLKDGTLGMIPQEWFTQYGMLFKVGNENKGRLQVSKLHYSVLDDLQAEITDKKLQQEIADKKHRLLHYNEVITKQPSAEMNASLRPYQMEGFRWMQCLDELGWGGCLADDMGLGKTLQTITFIQHLKEKYSGSTQLVVCPTSLIFNWEAEIQKFCPSLTYLLHYGQQRDFTDEQFQAADVVLTSYGVVRNDLEHLRAFAWNYVILDESQTIKNPDAQVTKAVYELQAKNRLILSGTPVQNNTFDLFAQFHFVNPGLLGGKEFFKREFAHPIDKNGDKDKAARLRKLIYPFILRRTKEQVATDLPDKTEMILWCTMNADQRAMYDEHKNYYRDALLKRIDEEGISKAGFYVMEGLLKLRQICDHPLLLKDNTKHIIASVKTDELLREIEENTGDHKLLVFSQFTEMLHLVRKELELAGIGYCYLDGSTSLEQRKQEVARFQAQDSDVKVFLISLKAGGVGLNLTAADYVYLVDPWWNPAAEQQAIDRAHRIGQTKKIFAYKMICKDSVEEKILQLQAKKQALADELVGEDAGFVKKLTRDDVAFLFS; translated from the coding sequence ATGGATAGAACTGAAGAAATTGGTTTCCTTTTTAACCTTACTACCAACAAGCATATAGGGTTTACATTGGAACCAATCCTGATTCAACAGGAAAAAAACAGGAAACGCTTTAGCAAGCTGCTTATCGATGATCAGGAACATTGGCCCTGGCTCAAACCCCTGGCCGATAATCTCTTCGACCTGCTGGTAGGCTTTTCCGATGGCCGCCTCTTCGAATACATGATCGGTACCGGTAGCAGCTACCTGAAAAACCACGCACAGCCCTGGCTCATGCTGAACGAAAAAGACATCCCACGCCTGCGCGCGCACTACCTGTCTCTTCTTCACCAGATCTGGCCTTTTATCACCAACGCACAGTATCCCCTCTATGTACTGCGCGAGGGCAACTTCTCCGACAACAACGTGCGGCCGCTGCGTATCAGCTCTCTCCCCGTTCATCTGCAGTTTAACGCCATTAAAGACGACAACTTCATCACCATCACGATGAATGCCCACACCATGGCAGAACAAACCCCGGCAAGGGTACACCTGTTCAAATCGCTTTTCTTCTTCATGGACGATGTGCTGCATCTCCCTGCTAAACCCGATGACGTCTCCGTTCTCGATATGTTCAAAAAAGGGGAACTGCGCTTTCCCGCACGCGATAAGAACGATGTGGTGAATAGCTTCCTGGTTCCCCTGCAACAGCAATATCCGCTGCAATGCTCCGAAGGTCTCCAATTCGAAGTTACCAGCCCCGAACCGCAAACCAGGGTCATGCTTAGCGAATTCAGCAGCCAGTACCTCATGGTCCAGCCGCAGTTTATGTACGACGATGTACTGGTCGACTACGATGAGGATAAGGAGTATTTCCACGATGCCAATAACCTGCTCACCGTTATCAGGCGCAATAAACCGCTTGAAAAGGAAGCCTACGAACAACTACGCAGCCTCCATCCTAAATTCAAAAACCAGCGCAACAACCGATACTACTACATGCCCTTCGATGAGGTCATGAAAGATAAATGGTTCCTCAAAATGAACCAGCAACTGCAGGATGCCGGCTTCGCCGTTTATGGCCTGCAACAACTCCAGCGCTTTAAATATAATACGGGTAAACCCCGTGTTGAAATTGAAGCCCGCGCCAATATCGATTGGTTCGATCTTAAAGTAAAAGTCTTCTGGGGCGACCAGGAAGTGCCGCTCAAAGACATCCGTAAAGCCATCCTGCACAACCAGGACGCTATTGTGCTCAAAGACGGTACCCTCGGTATGATCCCGCAGGAATGGTTTACCCAGTACGGAATGCTCTTTAAAGTAGGAAATGAAAACAAAGGCAGGTTACAGGTAAGTAAACTGCACTACTCTGTACTCGACGACCTCCAGGCCGAAATAACTGATAAGAAACTGCAACAGGAAATAGCCGATAAGAAACATCGCCTGCTGCATTATAACGAAGTCATTACCAAACAACCCTCCGCCGAAATGAACGCCAGCCTGCGTCCCTACCAGATGGAAGGATTTCGCTGGATGCAATGCCTCGACGAACTGGGGTGGGGTGGCTGCCTGGCAGATGACATGGGCCTCGGTAAAACGCTTCAAACTATTACTTTCATCCAGCACCTGAAAGAAAAATATTCCGGCAGTACGCAACTGGTGGTTTGCCCCACTTCCCTCATCTTCAACTGGGAGGCGGAGATCCAGAAGTTCTGCCCCTCGCTTACTTACCTGCTGCATTATGGCCAGCAACGCGATTTCACCGATGAACAATTTCAGGCAGCCGACGTAGTCCTTACCAGCTACGGCGTCGTTAGAAACGATCTCGAACACCTGAGAGCTTTCGCCTGGAACTATGTTATCCTCGACGAAAGCCAGACTATTAAAAATCCCGACGCCCAGGTAACCAAAGCTGTCTATGAACTGCAGGCTAAAAACAGGCTTATCCTTAGTGGTACCCCTGTTCAGAATAATACATTCGACCTGTTCGCCCAGTTTCACTTTGTGAACCCCGGCCTGCTTGGAGGTAAAGAGTTCTTCAAAAGGGAATTCGCACACCCCATCGATAAAAACGGAGACAAGGATAAAGCTGCCCGCTTACGGAAACTGATCTATCCGTTCATCCTGCGCCGTACAAAAGAGCAGGTGGCTACCGATCTGCCCGATAAAACGGAAATGATCCTCTGGTGTACAATGAACGCCGACCAGCGCGCCATGTACGATGAACATAAGAACTATTACCGCGATGCACTGTTGAAAAGGATCGATGAAGAAGGTATATCAAAAGCAGGCTTCTACGTCATGGAAGGACTCCTTAAACTGCGCCAGATCTGCGACCACCCGCTTTTATTAAAAGACAATACCAAACACATCATCGCCTCCGTAAAAACAGATGAACTGCTCCGCGAAATAGAAGAGAATACAGGTGATCATAAACTGCTCGTCTTTTCCCAGTTTACCGAAATGCTGCACCTCGTCCGCAAGGAACTGGAACTGGCAGGTATTGGCTACTGTTACCTCGATGGCAGTACCTCGCTGGAACAACGTAAACAGGAAGTAGCACGCTTCCAGGCCCAAGACAGCGATGTCAAAGTATTCCTTATCTCCCTGAAAGCAGGAGGGGTAGGACTTAATCTTACCGCAGCCGATTACGTATATCTGGTAGATCCCTGGTGGAACCCTGCCGCCGAACAGCAGGCCATCGACAGGGCGCATCGTATTGGGCAAACAAAGAAGATCTTTGCCTATAAAATGATCTGTAAGGATAGCGTAGAAGAAAAGATCCTTCAGCTCCAGGCCAAAAAGCAGGCCCTGGCCGATGAACTGGTAGGAGAAGACGCCGGCTTTGTCAAAAAGCTGACGAGGGATGATGTGGCCTTCCTGTTTAGTTAA
- a CDS encoding sensor histidine kinase, translating to MKSSIYIDELKTSEERFLRAFEHSAIGMALVSTEGQLMKVNRNLCEMTGYTEVELHQKTFQELTHPDDLAKDLDCAHQLLRGEINDYQIEKRYFHKNGNIIWVLLSVSLVRDRLGRPVHFVSHIEDITSRKETELQLRYTNELAREQNNRLVNFAHIVSHNLRAHSGNFEMLLYMIDQAESEDEKNELMQHLKKVSSLLSETIVHLNEVVSIQSSIGQQKIKLNLLEYINNTAGILAAEITLHQVTINVNVPDNVEIDYNPAYLESILLNLVSNTIKYRHPDRQLIVNISFEEIDGKKILCVSDNGKGLNLERYGKKLFGMYNTFHGNRDAKGIGLFIVKNQVESMGGKIEVSSEVNNGATFKIYIT from the coding sequence ATGAAAAGTAGTATTTATATAGACGAATTAAAAACGAGCGAGGAGCGTTTCCTACGCGCCTTTGAACACTCGGCTATAGGCATGGCCCTGGTTTCAACCGAAGGCCAGCTGATGAAGGTAAACAGAAACTTATGCGAAATGACAGGCTACACAGAAGTAGAACTACACCAGAAAACTTTCCAGGAATTAACACATCCCGATGATCTTGCTAAAGATCTGGACTGCGCGCACCAGCTCCTGCGTGGAGAGATCAACGACTACCAGATCGAAAAAAGATACTTTCATAAAAATGGAAATATCATTTGGGTGCTCTTGAGCGTATCCCTTGTAAGAGATAGGCTTGGCCGCCCCGTTCACTTCGTGTCACATATCGAAGACATTACCAGTCGCAAAGAAACAGAACTGCAACTGCGGTATACCAATGAACTGGCACGTGAGCAAAATAACAGGCTCGTTAATTTCGCCCATATCGTTTCCCATAATCTCAGAGCACACTCCGGCAATTTCGAGATGCTGCTCTATATGATAGATCAGGCCGAAAGCGAAGATGAAAAGAATGAGCTCATGCAACATCTTAAAAAAGTATCTTCGCTGCTGAGCGAAACAATTGTTCACCTGAACGAGGTTGTTTCTATCCAGTCTTCTATAGGGCAGCAGAAAATTAAATTAAACCTGCTGGAATATATCAATAATACCGCCGGCATCCTGGCTGCTGAAATCACATTGCACCAGGTGACCATCAACGTGAATGTTCCGGACAACGTTGAAATAGATTATAACCCCGCTTACCTCGAAAGCATTTTGCTTAACCTTGTGTCTAATACTATTAAGTACCGTCACCCCGATCGCCAGCTCATAGTCAATATCAGCTTCGAAGAGATAGACGGTAAAAAGATCCTGTGTGTTTCCGATAACGGAAAAGGCCTTAACCTCGAACGTTACGGTAAAAAACTCTTTGGCATGTACAATACCTTTCATGGAAACAGAGACGCAAAAGGCATCGGCCTCTTTATCGTCAAAAACCAGGTGGAGTCTATGGGAGGAAAAATTGAAGTGTCCAGCGAAGTGAATAATGGTGCTACGTTTAAAATATATATTACATGA
- a CDS encoding YccF domain-containing protein has protein sequence MNLIGNLIWLIFGGFFAALGYLIGGILLCFTIIGIPFGLQCFKLAAAVLMPFGTRVVNRETQNGCLTSVCNIIWLLCGGWYTALTHLFFGLLLYITIIGIPFGKQHFKLLEVSMMPFGKDIV, from the coding sequence ATGAATTTAATAGGCAATCTTATCTGGCTCATCTTCGGCGGATTCTTCGCCGCACTCGGCTATCTCATAGGCGGGATCCTCCTTTGCTTTACCATCATAGGCATCCCTTTCGGCCTGCAATGCTTTAAACTGGCCGCCGCTGTATTAATGCCCTTCGGTACAAGGGTTGTAAACCGCGAAACCCAAAACGGCTGCCTCACTTCCGTATGTAATATCATCTGGCTGCTTTGCGGAGGTTGGTATACAGCTCTTACACACCTTTTCTTTGGACTGCTCCTCTATATTACCATCATAGGTATCCCTTTTGGAAAACAACACTTTAAACTCCTCGAAGTCTCCATGATGCCTTTCGGAAAAGATATTGTGTGA
- a CDS encoding response regulator, whose amino-acid sequence MSKAEVACIIDDDQVYVFAVKKMIMGNDFCRQVITFKNGEEALQFLHEKMKDPHGLPEIIMVDINMPVMDGWEFLDEFIKLMPSLPRKVTIYMISSSISQVDIDRAKQYSEVQDYIVKPLLMDSLRKILDCVQF is encoded by the coding sequence ATGAGTAAAGCTGAAGTAGCGTGTATTATTGATGATGACCAGGTATATGTGTTCGCCGTAAAAAAAATGATTATGGGTAACGACTTCTGTCGGCAAGTGATCACTTTCAAAAACGGCGAAGAGGCATTACAATTCTTACACGAGAAAATGAAAGACCCCCATGGCCTGCCTGAAATCATTATGGTCGATATTAATATGCCCGTAATGGACGGCTGGGAATTCCTCGACGAATTCATCAAACTGATGCCTTCCCTTCCCCGTAAAGTAACGATCTACATGATCAGCTCTTCCATCAGCCAGGTCGATATCGATCGCGCTAAACAATACTCGGAAGTCCAGGATTATATCGTTAAACCACTGTTGATGGATAGCCTTAGGAAAATTCTCGATTGCGTACAGTTTTAA